A single Henriciella sp. AS95 DNA region contains:
- a CDS encoding cupin-like domain-containing protein, with amino-acid sequence MICTTERTDIFNDAAPVREVSCHRSDAGLIEEISKSLSPVILRGFVSDWPVVDAGKASLGDLQAYLNRFDNGAVVPISAGPAELDGRLFYNDDFTGVNVDRGNATFTMFLDRIFKYGPADPPPLIYLASTDVDAVLPGFRNENDIDFGDLAPLRSVWIGTRTRVAAHNDLPLNIACVAAGKRRFTLFPPDQTPNLYVGPFELTPAGRPISLVDFAAPDLGKFPRFRDAVRHAEIADLDPGDALFIPSMWWHHVEATGPVNILVNYWWRTSPAHLGTPQDALTHAMKTLRDLPPEEKTIWKQMFDHYVFNNDGSEADHIPDNARGVLDPITPESAARIRAFLRDRLNR; translated from the coding sequence ATGATCTGCACGACCGAACGAACAGACATTTTCAATGATGCCGCCCCGGTACGCGAAGTCTCGTGTCACCGCTCCGATGCCGGCCTTATCGAAGAGATTTCCAAATCCCTCAGCCCCGTCATCCTGCGCGGCTTTGTCAGCGACTGGCCCGTCGTCGATGCCGGCAAAGCCTCCCTTGGCGACCTTCAGGCCTATCTGAACCGTTTCGACAATGGCGCGGTTGTGCCAATCTCCGCCGGTCCTGCCGAGCTTGATGGCCGCCTTTTCTACAATGATGATTTCACCGGCGTGAATGTCGACCGCGGCAACGCCACCTTCACCATGTTTCTCGACCGCATCTTCAAATACGGCCCGGCTGACCCGCCGCCGCTCATCTATCTTGCCTCGACCGATGTGGACGCCGTCCTCCCCGGTTTTCGCAATGAAAATGATATCGATTTCGGCGACCTAGCTCCGCTGCGCAGCGTCTGGATCGGCACCCGCACCCGCGTCGCTGCCCATAACGACCTGCCGCTGAACATCGCCTGCGTCGCCGCTGGCAAGCGCCGGTTCACCCTCTTCCCGCCCGACCAGACGCCGAACCTCTATGTCGGCCCGTTTGAGCTGACGCCCGCCGGCCGCCCGATCAGCCTGGTCGATTTCGCGGCTCCAGATCTGGGCAAGTTCCCCCGCTTCAGGGACGCCGTCCGCCATGCCGAAATCGCTGACCTCGACCCCGGCGACGCACTCTTCATCCCGTCCATGTGGTGGCACCATGTCGAGGCCACAGGCCCGGTCAACATCCTCGTCAATTACTGGTGGCGCACCTCTCCCGCCCATCTCGGCACGCCGCAGGATGCGCTGACCCATGCCATGAAGACGCTGCGTGACCTGCCGCCGGAAGAGAAAACGATCTGGAAGCAAATGTTCGACCACTATGTCTTCAACAATGATGGCAGCGAGGCCGATCACATCCCCGACAATGCGCGTGGCGTCCTTGATCCCATCACGCCCGAAAGCGCCGCCCGCATCCGCGCTTTCCTTCGCGATCGACTGAACCGGTGA
- a CDS encoding tryptophan halogenase family protein, protein MQNAAPRKKVIIAGGGTAGWMTAAAMGKVLEKVCDVTLVESDAIGTVGVGEATIPTLVTYNRLIGLDEAKWMSAVSGTFKLGIAFENWTDLNHRYIHSFGITGKDHWTAGFQHFWHRGRELGVAGEFGDYCLELIAAEKDRFAHLPDLGLNYAYHIDATAYARFLRELAEAHGVKRREGKIAQVRRADSGDIASLILEDGTEIEGDLFIDCTGFRALLIDGALGVGYDDWTHWLPCDRAIAVQTESVRTPRPYTRSIAHEAGWRWQIPLQHRTGNGTVYCSKYMSDDEAQAKLLNDIEGKPLTEPRVIRFRTGTRRAHWHRNCIAIGLSSGFIEPLESTSIHLIQRSVMRLMRAFPQGAISQSDIDEFNTQTQYEIDHIRDFIILHYHLTNRTDTPFWRHVRSMDIPDGLRHRMDLFRETGRVYRANDELFAENSWTQVMLGQGLMPESHHPVADVMSEAEVKRFLDYIIENVEKTSDSLPSHEDYLKKYCPAKEMASQSRPVQEHA, encoded by the coding sequence ATGCAAAACGCTGCGCCCAGAAAGAAAGTGATTATCGCCGGCGGCGGCACGGCTGGCTGGATGACGGCGGCTGCCATGGGCAAGGTGCTGGAGAAAGTCTGCGACGTCACCCTCGTGGAGTCCGACGCCATCGGCACTGTCGGCGTCGGCGAGGCCACCATCCCGACCCTCGTCACTTACAACCGCCTGATCGGCCTCGACGAGGCAAAATGGATGAGCGCCGTTAGCGGCACCTTCAAGCTCGGCATCGCCTTCGAGAACTGGACCGACCTCAACCACCGCTACATTCACTCCTTCGGGATCACCGGCAAGGATCACTGGACCGCAGGCTTCCAGCATTTCTGGCATCGCGGGCGCGAACTCGGCGTCGCAGGAGAGTTTGGCGATTACTGCCTTGAACTTATCGCCGCCGAAAAAGACCGTTTCGCCCATCTGCCAGACCTCGGTCTCAACTATGCCTACCATATCGACGCGACGGCCTATGCCCGCTTCCTGCGAGAGCTCGCTGAAGCGCATGGTGTCAAGCGCCGCGAAGGGAAAATCGCTCAAGTCCGCCGCGCAGACAGCGGCGACATTGCCAGCCTGATCCTTGAGGACGGCACCGAAATCGAGGGCGATCTCTTCATCGACTGCACGGGTTTTCGCGCCCTGCTCATCGATGGCGCGCTCGGCGTCGGATATGATGACTGGACGCACTGGCTGCCCTGCGACCGCGCCATCGCGGTACAGACTGAATCGGTCCGGACCCCGCGCCCCTACACCCGCTCCATCGCGCATGAAGCCGGCTGGCGCTGGCAAATCCCGCTGCAGCACCGCACCGGCAACGGCACGGTCTATTGCAGCAAATATATGAGCGACGACGAGGCCCAGGCGAAGCTCCTGAACGATATCGAGGGCAAGCCCCTCACAGAGCCACGCGTCATCCGCTTCCGCACCGGCACGCGCCGCGCCCATTGGCACCGCAACTGTATCGCCATCGGCCTGTCCAGTGGCTTCATCGAACCCCTGGAATCGACCAGCATCCACCTCATCCAGCGCTCTGTCATGCGCCTCATGCGCGCCTTCCCGCAGGGCGCGATTTCACAGTCCGACATCGATGAGTTCAATACGCAGACCCAGTATGAAATCGACCATATTCGCGATTTCATCATCCTGCATTACCATCTGACCAACCGCACCGACACGCCGTTCTGGCGTCATGTCCGCTCCATGGACATCCCGGACGGCCTGCGCCACCGCATGGACCTTTTCCGCGAGACGGGCCGGGTCTACCGCGCCAATGACGAGCTTTTCGCGGAGAATTCATGGACGCAGGTCATGCTCGGCCAGGGCCTGATGCCTGAGAGCCATCACCCCGTCGCCGACGTGATGAGCGAAGCCGAGGTCAAACGCTTCCTCGATTACATCATTGAGAATGTCGAGAAGACGTCAGACAGTCTGCCGTCGCATGAAGATTACCTGAAAAAATACTGCCCGGCCAAAGAGATGGCATCACAATCCAGGCCTGTGCAGGAACACGCTTAA
- a CDS encoding sodium/sugar symporter has product MALETIDLVIVGLYAVALFAIAILVSREPAGHKKDTEDYFLAGKALPWWAIGASLIAANISAEQIIGQSGQGFVVGLAIAAYEWQAAIVLLIVAKFFLPIFLERKIFTMPQFLETRFGPEVKSIMAVFWIILYTAVNLTSILWLGGLAISAVTGWAVLPAMIGLGAFAVLYSLYGGLKAVALTDIIQVVILIFGGFAILWISLGLVGGDAGPMAGLGTLMSEIPDHFNMILQPDHPNYGDLPGIWTLLGGLWVLHFSYWGFNQYIIQRALGAESLPEAQKGLAFAAFLKLLIPVIVVIPGIAALWLAQNGQLDMDTLSAKPDSTYGILMTLVPGGLRGIVFAALIAAIVSSLASMMNSISTIFTMDIYRDYIAKDKTEDHYVMTGRITALVAMIIALILAQPFLGGMESAFQTIQEYTGFIAPGVVAVFLLGFFWARTNTAGAFALLISSVVLSVAAKLMLPELPFVLRIWIVFLVCLVIGVIVSLMTPKPKPEQPVYLGGIQFDTRVGFNIASVLIVLILAAIYVAFW; this is encoded by the coding sequence ATGGCATTAGAGACGATCGACCTCGTCATTGTGGGGCTTTATGCGGTGGCGCTATTCGCCATCGCGATCCTGGTCTCGCGTGAGCCTGCAGGCCACAAGAAAGACACCGAGGACTATTTCCTCGCCGGCAAAGCCCTGCCCTGGTGGGCCATCGGCGCCTCGCTGATTGCCGCGAACATTTCAGCTGAGCAGATCATCGGCCAGTCGGGCCAGGGCTTCGTCGTTGGCCTCGCCATTGCCGCCTATGAGTGGCAGGCAGCCATCGTCCTTCTGATCGTCGCGAAATTCTTCCTGCCCATCTTCCTGGAGCGGAAGATTTTCACCATGCCGCAATTCCTCGAGACCCGCTTCGGGCCCGAGGTCAAATCGATCATGGCCGTGTTCTGGATCATCCTCTACACGGCGGTGAACCTCACCTCGATCCTGTGGCTCGGCGGCCTTGCGATCAGCGCCGTCACGGGCTGGGCCGTCCTGCCTGCGATGATCGGGCTCGGCGCATTTGCCGTGCTCTACTCGCTCTATGGCGGCCTGAAAGCGGTTGCCCTGACCGACATCATCCAGGTCGTCATCCTGATCTTTGGCGGCTTCGCCATCCTGTGGATCTCGCTCGGCCTCGTCGGCGGCGACGCCGGCCCGATGGCAGGTCTCGGCACGCTGATGAGCGAGATCCCCGACCATTTCAACATGATCCTCCAGCCGGACCATCCGAACTATGGCGACCTGCCGGGCATCTGGACACTGCTTGGCGGTCTCTGGGTGCTTCACTTCTCTTATTGGGGCTTCAACCAGTACATCATCCAGCGCGCGCTCGGCGCAGAGAGCCTGCCCGAAGCGCAGAAGGGTCTTGCCTTCGCCGCCTTCCTGAAGCTTCTCATCCCGGTCATCGTGGTCATTCCAGGCATCGCCGCGCTCTGGCTCGCCCAGAACGGCCAGCTCGACATGGACACGCTAAGCGCCAAGCCGGACAGCACCTATGGCATCCTGATGACGCTGGTGCCCGGCGGCCTGCGCGGCATCGTCTTCGCGGCCCTCATCGCCGCGATCGTCTCGTCGCTCGCCTCCATGATGAACTCGATCTCCACCATCTTCACCATGGACATCTACCGGGACTATATCGCCAAGGATAAGACCGAGGATCACTATGTGATGACCGGCCGGATCACCGCGCTCGTCGCCATGATCATCGCCCTCATCCTCGCTCAGCCATTCCTGGGCGGCATGGAAAGCGCCTTCCAGACGATCCAGGAATATACCGGCTTCATCGCGCCGGGCGTCGTCGCGGTCTTCCTGCTTGGCTTCTTCTGGGCACGCACCAATACGGCCGGCGCTTTTGCCCTGCTGATCTCATCAGTGGTGCTGTCGGTCGCAGCCAAGCTGATGCTGCCTGAGCTGCCTTTCGTGCTGCGGATCTGGATCGTCTTCCTGGTCTGCCTCGTCATTGGCGTCATCGTCTCCCTGATGACCCCCAAGCCAAAGCCGGAGCAGCCGGTCTACCTTGGCGGCATCCAGTTCGACACAAGAGTCGGCTTCAATATCGCGTCCGTACTGATCGTCCTGATCCTCGCCGCGATCTACGTCGCCTTCTGGTAG
- a CDS encoding TetR/AcrR family transcriptional regulator yields MSSDAQAESEPQRRRVPNAERTATTRAKLIEATIQTLYELGYHQTTTVLVAKRAGVSRGAMLHHFPTKADLIMATAEHIRVMRRKLHKARLSVFDTPKEKFLALVDVLWEAMVSPSGVARLEIMLSARSDPEMAKRIEQINDEIDRSHKDRTWRLGEDMGLDASKHRERFDAFVQLYAAAGRGLSIDALREHSRTGANKSIELLKTFQKQMIEDMLADVS; encoded by the coding sequence ATGTCCAGCGACGCACAGGCTGAATCAGAACCGCAGCGCAGGCGGGTCCCCAATGCCGAACGGACGGCAACGACCCGCGCAAAACTGATCGAAGCGACGATCCAGACTCTCTACGAACTTGGTTACCACCAGACCACGACGGTTCTGGTGGCAAAACGCGCTGGCGTGAGCCGCGGCGCCATGCTTCACCATTTCCCGACAAAAGCCGATCTGATCATGGCCACGGCCGAGCATATTCGCGTGATGCGGCGCAAGCTGCACAAGGCCCGGCTCAGCGTGTTCGATACGCCGAAGGAGAAGTTTCTGGCGCTGGTTGATGTGCTCTGGGAAGCGATGGTGTCGCCGTCTGGCGTGGCGCGCCTCGAGATCATGCTCAGCGCGCGCAGTGATCCGGAAATGGCCAAGCGGATAGAGCAGATCAATGATGAGATCGACCGCAGTCACAAGGACCGGACCTGGCGGCTGGGCGAAGATATGGGCCTCGACGCGTCGAAGCACCGCGAGAGGTTTGACGCTTTCGTGCAGCTCTATGCGGCGGCGGGGCGAGGCCTGTCCATCGATGCCTTGCGTGAGCATTCCCGCACCGGCGCGAACAAGTCGATCGAGCTGCTGAAAACCTTCCAGAAACAGATGATCGAGGACATGCTCGCGGATGTGAGTTGA
- a CDS encoding TonB-dependent receptor, whose amino-acid sequence MPIRPPRDRKHARPHKASPASVTLGGGMLALAAVSLVPTAAAREAALPDTSQPAASDSRVTYGPDYFARYNPSTAEDILKIIPGVQSILDEAKPSREERGFGSGGARVLLNGRRFPGKANDLAANLRRIPHDAVARVELISGAVDDIAVQSEGTLVNVVLREGASIAGTGTWEAYVRFNDQGRTELDGLVSYNGSFNGVGYTIGIERNAWSPEVYGPIRWSDRTRDEVYYYPDFTVQERRPQDWSRDHDKWIYTGGLSYDFVRGDRLQLNGFLQTIDVTTSDRTPFTRYGPAGNMTLQALDLHERDQNPWDTLELSGDYEGAWFGGQLNALAIHKRETILTEDFRRLVIADRTIERSRSLSDVEIGEDILRATWTRPLNADMSVEIGAEGAKNFRDQSLRVFFDIDADDLVEEVVVPTGNAHVEEQRAEAFLTHRWKPTAKLSLDTSLTYETSEITNNYDFSPDRSLSFWRPRLDARYKVTPRQQARLLVERTVSQLDFENFTPRYDFVDEEIDAGNPGIEPEKAWEYELGYTYRLPKDGGRIEGRVFYKDITDAIDKVPIFDPIRGVYSAEGNIPDAEVHGAEIKTSLRLTPLSLRDAIVSVQYTWQDSDISDPFTGQGRRLRADNGDNYEVSYRHDITKAGLSYGATYRHPGHAMIYSDLDSTARFHIGPRLSAFAEKKLWGDMALRIEAHNIESGNESRSRALYADTVFGGTVRQIQTWEEDRDTRVAIGLRGTF is encoded by the coding sequence ATGCCTATCAGACCGCCCAGAGACCGTAAGCATGCGCGGCCCCATAAGGCGTCTCCTGCCAGCGTCACCCTTGGCGGCGGCATGCTCGCCCTCGCCGCCGTGTCGCTCGTCCCGACTGCCGCCGCTCGCGAAGCCGCCCTGCCAGACACGTCCCAGCCTGCCGCCTCGGACTCCCGCGTCACCTATGGCCCGGACTATTTCGCCCGCTACAATCCGTCGACCGCCGAAGATATCCTGAAGATCATCCCCGGCGTCCAATCCATTCTGGATGAGGCGAAACCGAGCCGGGAGGAACGGGGCTTCGGGTCTGGCGGCGCGCGCGTGCTGCTCAATGGCCGCCGGTTTCCGGGCAAGGCCAATGATCTGGCCGCCAATCTCCGCCGCATTCCACATGACGCTGTCGCCCGGGTCGAACTGATCAGCGGCGCCGTCGATGACATCGCCGTCCAGTCCGAAGGCACGCTGGTCAATGTCGTCCTCAGGGAGGGCGCATCCATCGCAGGCACCGGCACCTGGGAAGCCTATGTCCGCTTCAATGATCAGGGCCGCACCGAACTTGACGGGCTTGTCTCCTATAATGGCAGTTTCAACGGCGTCGGATACACCATCGGCATAGAGCGCAATGCCTGGTCGCCGGAGGTCTACGGCCCGATCCGCTGGAGCGACAGGACCCGCGACGAGGTCTATTATTATCCCGACTTCACCGTGCAGGAACGCCGCCCACAGGACTGGTCCCGCGATCACGACAAGTGGATCTACACGGGCGGCCTTTCCTATGATTTCGTGCGCGGCGACCGGCTACAGCTGAACGGCTTCCTGCAGACCATCGACGTCACCACATCAGACCGCACCCCTTTCACCCGCTATGGTCCCGCCGGCAACATGACCCTCCAGGCGCTCGACCTGCATGAGCGCGACCAGAACCCGTGGGACACGCTCGAACTCAGCGGCGATTATGAAGGCGCATGGTTTGGCGGACAGCTGAACGCCCTCGCCATCCACAAGCGCGAGACCATCCTGACCGAAGATTTCCGCCGCCTCGTCATCGCCGACCGGACGATCGAACGCAGCCGTAGCCTGTCGGATGTCGAGATCGGCGAAGACATCCTTCGCGCCACCTGGACGCGGCCTCTCAATGCGGACATGTCGGTCGAAATCGGCGCAGAGGGCGCAAAGAATTTCCGCGACCAGAGCCTACGCGTCTTCTTCGATATCGACGCCGATGATCTCGTTGAAGAAGTCGTCGTTCCGACCGGGAATGCCCATGTCGAGGAGCAGCGCGCCGAGGCCTTCCTCACCCACCGCTGGAAGCCAACGGCGAAACTCTCGCTCGATACCTCGCTGACCTATGAGACCTCCGAGATCACCAACAATTACGACTTCAGCCCGGACCGGAGCCTCTCCTTCTGGAGGCCACGCCTCGATGCGCGCTACAAGGTGACACCCCGCCAGCAGGCCCGCCTCCTCGTCGAGCGCACGGTCAGCCAGCTCGACTTTGAGAACTTCACCCCTCGCTATGATTTCGTCGACGAAGAGATCGATGCCGGCAATCCGGGGATCGAGCCGGAAAAAGCCTGGGAATACGAGCTTGGTTACACCTACCGCTTGCCAAAGGATGGCGGCCGGATTGAAGGCCGCGTCTTCTACAAGGACATCACCGACGCCATCGACAAGGTCCCGATCTTCGACCCCATTCGCGGCGTCTACTCGGCAGAAGGCAACATACCGGACGCCGAAGTGCACGGCGCCGAAATCAAGACCAGCCTTCGCCTCACCCCGCTCAGCCTGCGCGACGCCATCGTGTCCGTTCAGTACACCTGGCAGGACTCAGATATTTCAGACCCGTTTACCGGCCAGGGTCGCCGCCTGCGCGCGGATAATGGAGACAATTACGAGGTCAGCTACCGCCACGACATCACAAAGGCCGGGCTCTCCTACGGGGCCACCTACCGCCATCCCGGCCATGCCATGATCTATAGCGATCTCGACTCCACGGCCCGGTTCCACATAGGACCGCGCCTGTCAGCCTTTGCCGAGAAGAAGCTCTGGGGCGACATGGCCCTGCGCATCGAGGCGCACAATATCGAGAGCGGCAATGAAAGCCGCAGCCGGGCGCTCTACGCAGACACGGTTTTCGGCGGCACGGTCCGACAGATCCAGACATGGGAAGAAGACCGCGACACCCGCGTCGCGATCGGGCTTCGCGGCACGTTTTAG
- a CDS encoding LacI family DNA-binding transcriptional regulator, giving the protein MTGSADKPSRKSTRLEDLAKKAGVSISTVSRALNDSPAINRRTKQAIWELARELDYPFRQRMPAGPIGAEATIAVVVPQPQARDGNIYDPFFFELLAGIAEAARERNCDVLVSHITPTNYDDLAFAMSTSRADGVIFIGQSSLHTEFNRLAVKDSRFVVWGAELPEQSYCSIGSDNPMGGRRATSHLVRLGRKKILFLGDTEAPEALQRYRGYLEALDKAGIDADPDWYLPVHFEVESAEAAIHSQIDRGLEFDGVVAASDLIALGAIRALQAQGRDVPGDVSVVGYDNVPFSRLSRPSLTTVSQDTAKAGRLLVSKLVDSQGGTRRSERSPTELIVRGSCGA; this is encoded by the coding sequence ATGACAGGTTCAGCGGACAAACCATCGCGAAAATCGACGAGATTGGAAGACCTCGCCAAGAAGGCTGGCGTTTCCATTTCGACGGTGTCGCGTGCTTTGAACGACAGCCCGGCGATTAACCGGCGGACCAAGCAGGCCATCTGGGAGCTGGCGCGGGAGCTGGACTACCCTTTCCGCCAGCGCATGCCCGCCGGGCCGATCGGCGCCGAGGCGACGATTGCCGTGGTCGTGCCACAGCCTCAGGCGCGTGACGGCAATATCTACGATCCGTTCTTCTTTGAGCTGCTGGCCGGGATTGCCGAAGCGGCACGCGAACGCAATTGCGACGTGCTGGTGAGCCATATTACGCCGACCAATTATGACGACCTCGCTTTTGCGATGAGCACGAGCCGCGCCGATGGCGTCATCTTCATCGGGCAGAGTTCGCTTCATACTGAATTCAACCGTCTCGCCGTGAAGGACAGCCGCTTTGTCGTCTGGGGCGCAGAGCTGCCTGAGCAGTCCTATTGCTCCATCGGGAGTGACAATCCCATGGGCGGGCGGCGCGCGACTTCGCACCTTGTTCGTCTTGGGCGAAAGAAGATCCTGTTTCTTGGCGACACTGAAGCGCCTGAAGCGCTGCAGCGGTATCGCGGCTATCTCGAGGCGCTCGACAAGGCCGGCATCGATGCTGATCCCGACTGGTATCTGCCGGTGCATTTCGAGGTGGAGTCGGCTGAGGCCGCCATTCACAGCCAGATCGACCGGGGCCTGGAGTTTGATGGCGTCGTCGCGGCCAGTGATTTGATCGCGTTGGGCGCGATAAGGGCGCTGCAGGCGCAGGGCCGTGATGTGCCCGGTGATGTCTCTGTTGTCGGCTATGACAATGTGCCGTTCAGCCGCCTGTCGCGCCCGTCGCTGACGACCGTGTCTCAGGATACTGCGAAGGCGGGCCGGCTGCTGGTGTCGAAACTGGTGGATTCGCAGGGCGGCACGCGCCGGTCCGAGCGCTCACCGACAGAGCTTATCGTGCGCGGCTCCTGCGGCGCCTAA
- a CDS encoding alpha-glucosidase: protein MPEGATLAAAREQSGDAPWWKGATIYQIYPRSFLDTNGDGIGDLPGVIDGLAHIASLGVDAIWLSPFFTSPMDDYGYDVADYCDVDPMFGTLDDFDRLVARAHELGLKVIIDQVYSHTSYEHDWFKQSRVNRTNPKADWYVWANPKADGSPPNNWQSVFGGPSWAWDARRQQYYFHNFLREQPQLNVHNPEVQDALIAAAKFWLDRGVDGFRLDAINFSMHDRQLRDNPPSNMPMEKVTRPFDLQRHVYNMSQPEVPAFLERIRALLDTYEGVFTVAEIGGPDPIGEMKAFTEGDKRLNSAYNFDFLYAEKLVPSAVQKSLNQWHGGADEGWPSWAFSNHDAPRAVSRWAKPEDRKQAADALLLLLLGFRGNAFIYQGEELGLPQAHVPFEHLKDPEAIANWPRTLGRDGARTPIPWTSGADNSGFSTGEPWLPVDPAHDALSVEAQDKDPASSLNVTRSLMALRQSLPVLRLGDMAFLDAPEGVIAFERRWGNHTLLCVLNCSDSSVQYMPPDRNAYRIVADETGAVNGFVAVPEHIAGWSGYWAVPTDEDNRGTE from the coding sequence ATGCCTGAGGGGGCGACGCTTGCTGCGGCCCGTGAGCAGAGCGGCGATGCGCCGTGGTGGAAAGGCGCGACGATCTATCAGATCTATCCGCGCAGCTTCCTCGATACGAATGGCGACGGGATCGGCGACCTTCCGGGCGTGATTGACGGTCTGGCGCATATTGCATCGCTGGGCGTCGATGCGATCTGGCTCTCGCCATTCTTTACCTCGCCCATGGACGATTATGGCTATGACGTTGCCGACTATTGCGACGTCGATCCGATGTTCGGGACGCTGGATGATTTCGACCGGCTGGTCGCAAGGGCACATGAGCTGGGCCTCAAGGTCATTATCGATCAGGTCTATTCGCACACATCCTATGAGCATGACTGGTTCAAGCAGAGCCGGGTGAACCGCACCAATCCGAAGGCGGACTGGTATGTCTGGGCCAATCCGAAGGCCGATGGGTCGCCGCCGAACAACTGGCAGTCGGTGTTTGGCGGGCCAAGCTGGGCCTGGGATGCGCGGCGCCAGCAATACTATTTCCATAACTTCCTGAGGGAACAGCCGCAGCTGAATGTGCACAACCCGGAGGTTCAGGATGCACTGATCGCGGCGGCGAAGTTCTGGCTCGACCGGGGCGTTGACGGCTTCCGGCTCGATGCGATCAATTTCTCGATGCATGACCGGCAGCTGCGGGACAATCCGCCGTCGAACATGCCGATGGAGAAGGTGACGCGGCCGTTCGACCTGCAGCGCCATGTCTACAATATGTCCCAGCCGGAAGTGCCGGCCTTTCTGGAGCGCATCCGCGCGCTGCTCGACACATATGAGGGTGTCTTCACCGTGGCCGAGATTGGTGGGCCGGACCCGATTGGCGAAATGAAAGCCTTCACAGAGGGCGATAAGCGTCTGAATTCAGCGTATAATTTCGATTTCCTGTATGCGGAGAAGCTGGTCCCTTCTGCGGTGCAAAAATCGCTGAACCAGTGGCATGGCGGGGCCGATGAAGGCTGGCCGAGCTGGGCGTTTTCAAACCATGATGCGCCGCGTGCGGTGTCGCGCTGGGCAAAGCCGGAAGACCGCAAGCAGGCGGCTGATGCGCTGCTACTGCTGCTGCTCGGCTTTCGCGGGAATGCCTTTATCTATCAGGGCGAGGAGCTGGGCCTGCCGCAGGCGCATGTGCCGTTTGAGCATCTGAAAGATCCTGAAGCGATTGCGAACTGGCCACGGACGCTGGGGCGGGATGGCGCGCGCACGCCAATCCCGTGGACGTCGGGCGCTGACAATTCCGGCTTCTCGACGGGAGAGCCCTGGCTGCCAGTGGATCCGGCGCACGATGCGCTGTCAGTTGAGGCGCAGGACAAGGACCCCGCTTCGAGCCTGAACGTGACCCGGTCACTCATGGCGCTTCGCCAGTCGCTGCCTGTGCTGCGGCTCGGCGATATGGCGTTTCTCGACGCGCCAGAGGGCGTGATCGCGTTCGAGCGCCGCTGGGGGAATCACACCTTGCTCTGCGTGCTGAATTGCAGTGACAGCTCAGTTCAGTATATGCCGCCTGACAGAAACGCGTATCGTATCGTCGCGGATGAAACCGGCGCGGTTAACGGTTTTGTTGCTGTGCCGGAGCATATTGCGGGCTGGAGTGGATATTGGGCTGTTCCAACCGATGAGGATAACCGGGGGACAGAGTAG